The Bacteroidales bacterium genome has a segment encoding these proteins:
- a CDS encoding PD-(D/E)XK nuclease family protein codes for METFLKRVARTIIETDGNRLDKICVVMPNRRAGLFLRKHIADLAGRTVWSPDFYAVDDFYARLSGFTLADPVVIDFELYEIHRRIEKEKAQPFGEFIKWGHVLQTDFSDIDAHLVDARSIFGYLTEVKVIEKWNLTPDEITAAVRDYLRFYSSLYEYYSQLANNLAANGSAWPGRMYRFAAENITKIAGDLPWTKIYFAGFNALTTAEEAVMKYLIDEGKATLLPDADHYYLDDPGQEAGVFLRKQMRHFGKQYFEAATNYFAEAPPKKIQVHGVAGISGQAVHAGTLLQQWLAAQGADAGQMAVVLADEQLMMPVLNALPENLSAFNVTMGYPLNATPQYSFLVYLLKMHENKRRFEITTQSASQGFHYNDVLRLLQHPLTAQVFDPAPLVGAIRKSNQTFYSPAEIRSLVERIPKDVLDIAEKPLQLMGLIFGAIGDDPAQMLATAGGIVNFFRNHYKSKNAEKQSSGTSDLQLEYLFNIALLLTRINDLNVRYGTIDSIKSLREVFTAIARTQRLPFSGEPLRGAQVMGLLETRSLGFDKVILLGANEGKLPAAKSNDSYIPADIRAEYKLPTASQKAAVYAYHFYRLLCGAQEVHIIYNTNQDSDSKEQSRFIRQIVHELPRYNPAIKIEEAIATAPPPSPGSDRIIEVQKTESVMAQLAAKAKRGLSATSLNDYRKCGLRFYLKNLAGLKEPDEVQETIDHRIIGNIVHEVLEKLYIPIKGKQLLAADISTLQSKVEIEMQWALLKEYNQGQVEWGRNKLLLEVIRKFIDDFLLTEIKLLKAQPEALQIIGLEEVLSLELEIPNREQQIRIYGRIDRIDRLAGMIRIIDYKTGGVSGASELRLKDWEGLQQGDKYDKIFQVLLYAWLYTKTGHHTGGDFETGIISLRKLSLGMISFGIKGDDKKFDSALDEEKLEAFESYLLDLLDNLFDETIPFSQTPIIETCRTCIYKTMCRR; via the coding sequence ATGGAAACATTTCTTAAACGTGTAGCCCGTACCATCATCGAAACTGATGGTAACCGGCTGGATAAGATCTGCGTGGTGATGCCCAACCGGCGTGCAGGATTATTTTTGCGAAAGCATATTGCCGACCTGGCGGGCCGTACGGTGTGGTCGCCCGACTTTTATGCGGTGGACGATTTCTACGCCCGCCTCTCCGGGTTTACGCTGGCCGATCCGGTGGTGATCGACTTTGAACTCTATGAAATACACCGCCGGATAGAAAAGGAAAAAGCACAGCCTTTCGGCGAATTTATAAAATGGGGACATGTGCTGCAGACGGATTTCAGCGACATCGATGCGCATCTGGTGGATGCCCGCAGCATCTTCGGCTACCTCACCGAGGTAAAGGTGATCGAAAAATGGAACCTCACCCCCGATGAAATCACGGCTGCTGTGCGCGACTACCTTCGATTTTATAGCTCTTTGTACGAATATTATTCGCAGCTGGCCAACAATCTTGCAGCAAATGGCAGCGCCTGGCCTGGCAGGATGTACCGCTTTGCCGCGGAAAATATTACCAAAATAGCTGGAGATTTGCCCTGGACTAAAATTTATTTTGCAGGTTTTAATGCGCTCACCACTGCCGAGGAAGCGGTGATGAAATATTTGATTGATGAAGGCAAGGCCACTTTACTTCCCGATGCCGATCATTACTACCTAGATGATCCTGGCCAGGAAGCAGGTGTTTTTTTGCGAAAGCAAATGCGCCACTTCGGGAAACAGTATTTCGAAGCGGCAACCAACTATTTTGCTGAAGCGCCACCCAAAAAGATTCAGGTGCATGGTGTAGCCGGGATCAGTGGGCAGGCGGTGCATGCCGGAACGCTTTTGCAGCAGTGGCTTGCGGCACAGGGAGCTGATGCCGGGCAGATGGCGGTGGTGCTGGCCGATGAGCAACTGATGATGCCGGTGCTCAACGCGCTGCCCGAGAACCTGTCGGCTTTTAATGTTACCATGGGATATCCGCTCAATGCCACGCCGCAGTATAGTTTTTTGGTTTATCTGCTAAAGATGCACGAAAACAAGAGGCGTTTTGAAATCACTACGCAAAGTGCCAGTCAGGGCTTTCATTATAATGATGTGCTGCGCCTGTTGCAGCATCCGCTTACGGCGCAGGTTTTCGATCCGGCTCCCTTGGTTGGCGCTATCCGCAAATCCAACCAAACATTTTATTCTCCTGCTGAAATCAGATCCCTTGTTGAACGGATCCCAAAGGATGTTTTAGATATTGCTGAAAAACCACTCCAGCTTATGGGGTTGATTTTTGGTGCCATAGGCGACGACCCGGCACAAATGCTGGCCACCGCCGGCGGAATTGTTAACTTTTTTAGAAATCATTATAAAAGTAAAAATGCTGAAAAGCAATCCTCCGGAACCAGCGATCTGCAGTTGGAATATCTTTTTAATATAGCCCTTCTTCTTACGCGCATCAACGATCTGAACGTCCGTTACGGGACCATCGACAGCATCAAATCGTTGCGTGAGGTTTTTACGGCCATTGCGCGCACGCAACGACTTCCTTTTTCGGGTGAGCCGCTGCGGGGCGCACAGGTGATGGGTCTGCTCGAGACTAGAAGTCTTGGTTTTGATAAAGTAATTTTGCTTGGCGCTAATGAAGGCAAATTGCCGGCAGCCAAAAGCAACGATTCGTATATTCCTGCCGACATCCGTGCCGAATACAAATTGCCGACAGCTTCACAAAAAGCCGCTGTGTATGCTTATCATTTTTATCGGTTGCTGTGCGGGGCACAGGAGGTACACATCATTTACAACACCAACCAGGATTCCGATTCCAAAGAGCAAAGCCGCTTTATCCGGCAGATCGTCCATGAGTTGCCACGCTACAATCCGGCTATTAAAATTGAAGAAGCTATTGCAACTGCGCCGCCCCCATCGCCGGGCAGCGACAGGATAATAGAGGTGCAGAAAACCGAAAGCGTAATGGCGCAACTGGCGGCCAAAGCCAAGCGAGGATTATCAGCTACCTCACTCAACGATTACAGAAAGTGTGGGTTGCGGTTTTATCTAAAAAATCTTGCCGGCCTGAAAGAACCCGACGAAGTGCAGGAAACCATCGATCACCGAATCATCGGCAACATCGTGCATGAGGTTCTGGAGAAACTTTACATTCCTATAAAAGGAAAACAACTTTTAGCGGCTGACATTTCCACTCTGCAATCAAAGGTGGAAATTGAAATGCAGTGGGCCTTATTAAAGGAATATAATCAAGGTCAGGTGGAGTGGGGGCGCAACAAGCTGCTGCTTGAAGTGATCCGTAAGTTTATCGACGATTTTTTGCTTACAGAAATAAAGCTACTGAAAGCACAGCCAGAGGCACTGCAGATAATCGGGCTGGAAGAGGTTTTATCATTAGAGCTGGAAATCCCCAACAGGGAGCAGCAAATAAGAATCTACGGCAGAATCGATCGCATCGACCGGCTGGCTGGGATGATCCGCATTATCGATTATAAAACTGGCGGCGTAAGCGGTGCCTCAGAACTGCGACTCAAAGACTGGGAGGGTTTGCAGCAGGGCGATAAGTACGATAAGATTTTTCAGGTACTGCTTTACGCGTGGCTTTATACCAAAACCGGGCATCATACGGGTGGCGACTTTGAGACTGGTATTATCAGCCTGCGCAAGCTCAGCCTGGGAATGATCAGCTTTGGAATAAAAGGCGACGACAAAAAATTCGATTCCGCACTGGACGAAGAAAAGCTGGAAGCCTTCGAGTCGTATCTTTTGGATTTGCTCGATAATCTTTTTGATGAAACAATCCCCTTTTCACAAACCCCAATAATAGAAACCTGCAGAACCTGTATTTATAAAACAATGTGTCGGAGGTAG
- a CDS encoding OstA-like protein — MMRNPFLRLIFLVMIISSSSMLCKKVPGQTKTRIQIIHADDLRGLKSGGEDLNILVGDVQFEHDGAYLYCDSAILNSRRSDLYAYGKVHIKMSDTLNLYGDTLHYNGITRVAVMSGNVILKDNQATLYTNQLKFNRKTRTAYYSTGGRIENKDNELSSSYGIYYTDTKLAHFKNNVELANPEYLLRSDTLIYNTTTATAFISGPTTITGEDEFLYAEDGYYDTRTDITMLQQNAYMIYKEQYLRGDSIYFEKATGIGEMFGNVFLQDTLQKVIVTGNYADYHRNQGYAWATDSAVAIMANATDSLFLHADTLWLTFDTADNPLQLKAYHHSRFYKTDLQGMSDSLVYSFADSTIHMFYDPILWTDENQLTADDIIIYSSGQRADSMQMTGSAFIISKDDYGAENYNQIKGKKMMAYFENNDLNLVKVDGNSETIYFVREEEGALIGINKAVAGRMEIFIVDRQIDGIIYFENPDATLYNEGELPADQFFLRDFRWNQHMRPMNRNDIFRWPK, encoded by the coding sequence ATGATGAGAAATCCTTTTCTTCGTCTAATCTTTTTGGTGATGATCATCAGCAGCAGTTCCATGCTCTGCAAAAAAGTGCCTGGGCAAACCAAAACGAGGATACAAATCATCCATGCCGACGACCTGCGGGGCCTGAAAAGCGGTGGCGAAGATCTCAACATTCTGGTAGGAGATGTGCAGTTTGAACACGACGGCGCCTATCTCTATTGCGACAGCGCCATCCTAAATTCCCGCCGCAGCGACCTTTACGCTTACGGTAAAGTTCATATCAAAATGAGCGACACCCTCAACCTCTACGGCGACACGCTCCATTACAACGGAATAACGCGCGTGGCGGTGATGTCGGGCAACGTGATATTGAAGGACAACCAGGCTACACTCTATACAAACCAACTCAAATTCAACCGTAAGACACGCACCGCCTACTATTCCACCGGCGGGCGCATCGAAAACAAGGACAACGAACTCAGCAGCAGCTATGGCATTTATTATACCGACACCAAACTTGCCCATTTCAAAAACAATGTAGAATTGGCTAATCCTGAATATCTGCTGCGTTCCGATACGTTGATTTATAACACAACCACTGCCACCGCCTTTATTTCGGGACCTACCACCATCACCGGGGAAGACGAGTTTTTGTATGCCGAAGATGGGTATTACGATACCCGCACCGACATCACCATGCTGCAGCAAAATGCGTATATGATTTACAAAGAGCAATACCTGCGCGGCGACAGCATCTATTTTGAAAAAGCTACCGGTATCGGTGAAATGTTTGGCAATGTTTTTTTACAGGACACATTACAAAAAGTGATTGTTACGGGCAACTATGCCGACTACCACCGCAACCAGGGTTATGCCTGGGCTACCGACAGCGCCGTGGCCATTATGGCCAATGCCACCGACAGCCTTTTCCTGCATGCCGACACCCTCTGGCTCACCTTCGACACGGCCGACAATCCGCTTCAGCTCAAGGCTTACCACCACAGCAGGTTTTATAAAACCGACCTGCAGGGGATGAGCGACTCGCTGGTATATTCGTTTGCCGATTCCACCATTCACATGTTTTATGACCCGATATTATGGACCGACGAAAACCAGCTCACCGCCGACGACATCATCATCTATAGCTCCGGCCAGCGCGCCGACTCGATGCAGATGACCGGCTCGGCTTTTATCATTTCCAAAGATGACTATGGCGCTGAAAATTATAACCAGATCAAAGGCAAAAAGATGATGGCTTATTTTGAAAATAACGATCTAAACCTGGTGAAGGTGGACGGCAACAGCGAGACTATTTATTTTGTGCGCGAAGAAGAAGGCGCCCTTATCGGGATAAATAAAGCTGTGGCAGGACGTATGGAGATTTTCATTGTCGATCGCCAGATAGATGGAATCATCTATTTCGAAAATCCCGACGCCACACTTTACAACGAAGGCGAGCTACCTGCCGATCAGTTTTTTCTGCGCGACTTCCGCTGGAACCAGCACATGCGGCCGATGAATCGCAATGATATCTTTCGATGGCCAAAATAA
- a CDS encoding alpha-amylase family glycosyl hydrolase, with protein sequence MANNDATIRKHWNNLYGERHNDKLIDFIGWLDHFAKSKEIKPQPAEWYKDAIVYSLYVDLFNNDFEGLIEKLDYLQKLGVNCLWLLPILSSPMRDAGFDISDHTSVRHELLGLPASASRQEKQYAFRDFLDAAHQRNLRVIFDIAINHTSEEHPWFVESRKSADNPYRDFYIWSDDNTKYADARIIFKGLEESNWEKDEKGYYFHRFFNFQPDLNYRNPSVLTEMVKNLVFWQGEGVDGFRADAIPYLWKEEGTDCENLPQTHTIVKFFRAVLDYVRPNTLLLAEACQKPVEVVKYFGNGDECHAGYHFPLMPQMFKAIAMQSNKPIRTTLSKNVTPEIPSSAQWFTFLRCHDELSLELVYVSEEDRAYIHNHYCKKPEWNFRIGEGISARLADLLDANPDKIALAFSVMLTLPGTPIIYYGDEFGKRNDYDYYKEKIAETGKDDTRFLVRGYIDWQQLDRDLADSTSLAARTYSRISKMVNKRKNHKTFGRGSIFWLETHQTDGMINDHILAFIRKWKDERLMIFHNLSDQPQTFRLSIQPEINWTDMFGNEVDYNELEQTITMQPLEYLWIKM encoded by the coding sequence ATGGCAAACAACGACGCAACAATCCGCAAACACTGGAACAACCTTTACGGCGAACGGCATAATGATAAACTTATTGATTTTATCGGATGGCTCGATCATTTTGCGAAAAGCAAAGAGATAAAGCCACAACCCGCCGAATGGTACAAAGATGCCATCGTCTATTCGTTGTATGTCGATTTGTTTAATAACGATTTCGAAGGCCTGATCGAAAAACTCGATTATCTCCAAAAGCTGGGCGTCAACTGCCTTTGGCTGCTGCCTATCCTCTCCTCACCGATGCGCGACGCGGGCTTCGACATCAGCGACCATACCAGCGTGCGCCATGAATTGCTCGGGTTACCGGCTTCAGCCAGCCGTCAGGAAAAGCAATATGCTTTTAGAGATTTTTTGGATGCAGCGCACCAACGTAACCTGCGGGTGATTTTTGATATCGCCATCAACCATACCTCCGAAGAGCATCCGTGGTTTGTCGAATCGCGCAAAAGCGCCGATAACCCTTATCGCGATTTCTACATCTGGAGCGATGACAACACAAAATACGCAGACGCACGCATCATCTTCAAAGGTCTCGAAGAGAGTAATTGGGAAAAAGATGAGAAGGGCTATTATTTCCATCGGTTTTTTAATTTTCAGCCCGACCTCAACTATCGCAATCCGTCGGTGCTGACGGAGATGGTGAAAAATCTGGTTTTCTGGCAAGGCGAAGGCGTGGATGGATTCCGTGCCGACGCCATCCCCTACCTTTGGAAGGAGGAAGGCACCGACTGCGAAAACCTGCCGCAGACGCATACCATCGTTAAGTTTTTCAGGGCGGTGCTGGATTATGTACGCCCCAACACTTTGCTGCTGGCCGAAGCCTGCCAGAAACCTGTGGAGGTTGTAAAATATTTTGGCAACGGCGACGAATGTCACGCCGGTTATCACTTCCCGCTGATGCCGCAGATGTTTAAAGCCATCGCCATGCAAAGCAACAAGCCCATCCGCACCACACTAAGCAAGAATGTTACGCCCGAAATACCATCGTCGGCACAGTGGTTTACTTTTTTGCGCTGTCACGACGAGTTGAGCCTGGAGCTGGTTTATGTTTCGGAAGAAGACCGTGCCTACATTCATAATCATTATTGCAAAAAGCCTGAATGGAATTTCAGAATAGGCGAAGGTATCTCCGCACGTCTGGCCGATCTGCTCGACGCCAACCCCGACAAAATTGCGCTGGCTTTCTCGGTGATGCTTACCCTGCCCGGAACACCTATCATTTATTATGGCGACGAGTTTGGCAAGCGCAACGATTACGATTATTATAAAGAGAAAATTGCCGAAACCGGTAAGGACGACACCCGCTTTTTGGTGCGTGGGTACATCGACTGGCAGCAGCTCGACCGCGACCTGGCCGACAGCACTTCGCTTGCAGCACGCACTTATAGCCGTATTTCTAAAATGGTGAACAAACGCAAGAACCACAAAACCTTTGGCCGTGGCTCCATCTTCTGGCTCGAAACCCACCAAACCGACGGCATGATTAACGACCACATTTTGGCTTTTATCCGCAAATGGAAGGACGAACGCCTGATGATTTTCCATAACCTCAGCGACCAGCCGCAGACTTTCCGGCTTAGCATTCAACCCGAGATAAACTGGACGGATATGTTTGGCAACGAAGTAGATTACAACGAACTTGAACAAACCATCACTATGCAGCCGCTGGAATATTTATGGATAAAGATGTAG